Proteins encoded in a region of the Bacillus methanolicus genome:
- a CDS encoding M55 family metallopeptidase has translation MKLYLSVDMEGITGLVDHTQVDSSKHNYERSRLIMTEEANHVITAAFENGCSEVIVNDSHSKMNNLLVEKLHPETQLITGDVKPFSMVQGLDDSFSGAIFVGYHARASMKGVMTHSMIFGVRHMYINDVAIGELGFNAYVAGFYGVPVIMVAGDDQTALEAEKLIPNVTTAVVKEAISRSSAKSLTPAKAGQLLKEKTVIALQNRDAVKPLTPPDKPLLRIEFANYGQAEWANLMPGTEIEPGTTIVRYQAKNILEAYQAMLVMTELAMRTTYC, from the coding sequence ATGAAATTGTATCTTTCTGTTGACATGGAAGGAATCACCGGTCTTGTTGACCATACTCAAGTCGATTCATCGAAACATAATTATGAGCGGAGCCGTCTCATTATGACTGAAGAAGCGAACCATGTTATCACAGCTGCTTTTGAAAATGGATGTTCGGAAGTCATAGTCAATGACAGCCACTCGAAAATGAACAATCTTCTGGTGGAAAAGCTCCATCCAGAAACACAGCTAATAACCGGAGATGTGAAACCGTTTTCTATGGTCCAAGGGCTTGATGACAGTTTTTCCGGAGCAATTTTTGTCGGATATCATGCCCGTGCTTCGATGAAAGGAGTCATGACGCACTCGATGATCTTTGGAGTCCGCCATATGTATATTAATGATGTTGCTATAGGAGAATTAGGATTCAATGCCTATGTTGCGGGGTTTTATGGAGTGCCGGTCATTATGGTAGCCGGTGATGACCAGACCGCATTAGAGGCGGAAAAGCTCATACCGAATGTGACAACCGCCGTTGTAAAAGAGGCTATTTCGCGTTCTTCGGCAAAGTCATTAACTCCGGCGAAGGCAGGACAGCTTCTCAAGGAAAAAACGGTTATTGCCCTGCAAAACAGAGATGCTGTTAAACCGCTTACACCGCCGGACAAACCGCTGCTAAGAATCGAATTTGCGAACTATGGACAGGCAGAGTGGGCGAATTTAATGCCGGGCACAGAAATTGAACCGGGAACAACGATTGTCCGCTACCAGGCAAAAAATATTCTCGAAGCTTATCAAGCAATGCTTGTTATGACTGAATTGGCAATGAGAACCACATATTGTTAG
- a CDS encoding MerR family transcriptional regulator, whose protein sequence is MDNRFMRAYTIKEVSKKINVPPGTIRQWEKDLDGILFISRTKQGARYFTDQEISLLMKIKEMRDKNLSKEMIRELLQKHLNQNSEADSETIETSMLSVSENNTPEHTENSDPRFENFLEAMEAFKENLLEEIKGEIRNTARKEILEEVKKEISKSTVHTVKSLSHSIYTSSEKTKSEIQDLSGRIAKASEHNSEEFKTLKNSVAKASKLTSETFRTLSNSIAKVSEDASEEIAILSNRLSESSEASAEEFKTLVHYISKSTEVTNHEINNLINNINKDRDILLETLNQEREQYLQEIKHREAAFQDLIAGFRNVAADEEKPAKKWWRPWKKQ, encoded by the coding sequence ATGGATAACCGTTTTATGAGGGCATATACGATAAAGGAAGTTTCGAAAAAGATCAACGTCCCGCCGGGTACGATCAGACAATGGGAGAAAGATTTGGATGGGATTCTCTTCATCTCCCGTACGAAGCAAGGTGCAAGGTATTTTACTGATCAAGAAATCTCACTTTTAATGAAAATCAAGGAAATGCGGGACAAAAATTTAAGCAAAGAAATGATCCGTGAGCTATTGCAAAAACATTTGAATCAAAATTCGGAAGCTGATTCCGAAACAATCGAAACTTCTATGCTGTCTGTTTCTGAAAACAACACCCCTGAACATACAGAAAATTCAGATCCTAGATTCGAGAACTTTTTGGAAGCCATGGAGGCATTTAAAGAAAACTTATTGGAGGAGATCAAGGGTGAAATACGTAATACCGCTCGAAAAGAAATATTAGAAGAAGTGAAAAAAGAAATATCAAAAAGTACCGTTCATACCGTTAAAAGTCTCTCCCACTCTATTTATACATCAAGTGAAAAAACAAAATCGGAAATTCAGGACCTTTCGGGGCGGATTGCAAAAGCTTCGGAACATAATTCCGAAGAGTTCAAAACCTTGAAAAACAGTGTTGCGAAAGCTTCGAAACTCACTTCTGAAACTTTCAGAACCTTATCCAACAGCATTGCGAAAGTTTCAGAAGATGCTTCCGAAGAAATTGCTATACTTTCGAACCGTCTTTCCGAATCATCCGAAGCTTCCGCAGAAGAATTCAAGACCTTGGTTCACTACATTTCTAAGTCAACCGAAGTCACCAATCACGAGATAAACAATCTAATTAACAACATTAATAAAGACCGAGATATCCTGTTAGAAACTTTGAATCAAGAACGGGAACAATACCTCCAGGAAATCAAACATAGAGAAGCAGCTTTTCAAGATTTAATCGCGGGCTTTCGAAATGTAGCCGCAGACGAAGA
- a CDS encoding glutamate-5-semialdehyde dehydrogenase, with protein sequence MNEVKRKGKAAKQVSYSLVNLSTEAKNEALEKIAVQLLKDKDFLLQENEKDLEQGRRTGLSDAVLDRILLNEKRIKDMAAGIRLLIGLKDPIGETLETIEKENGLLIQKKRVPIGVIGMIYEARPNVTVDAATLSLKTGNAVILRGSSSAKFSNIALIQSIHQALESTAIPLDAVQLIEDTSRETAKELFHLNEYIDVLIPRGGKNLIETVVRESTVPVLETGAGNCHVFVDETADPAMAEQIVLNGKTQRPSVCNAIETILIHETWFDRHGESLLQALVKSGVEIIGDQAVCDVLPIAKKATEEDWYTEYLALTVSVKVVKSVEDAVSHINKYGTKHSEAIITENSENASIFLNNVDAAAVYHNASTRFTDGFEFGYGAEIGISTQKLHARGPMGLAALTSSKYFIYGNGQIRK encoded by the coding sequence ATGAATGAAGTGAAAAGAAAAGGCAAAGCTGCAAAACAAGTAAGCTATTCATTGGTGAATTTATCCACAGAGGCAAAAAATGAAGCATTAGAAAAAATCGCAGTTCAATTATTAAAAGATAAGGATTTCTTGCTTCAAGAAAATGAAAAAGATCTTGAGCAAGGAAGACGTACAGGGTTGTCAGACGCTGTACTTGACCGGATTTTGTTAAATGAAAAGCGGATCAAGGACATGGCTGCAGGGATACGGTTGTTAATTGGCCTTAAGGATCCGATTGGTGAAACATTGGAGACAATCGAAAAAGAAAATGGGCTTTTGATTCAAAAGAAGCGTGTACCGATTGGTGTAATTGGCATGATCTATGAAGCACGGCCGAATGTAACGGTTGATGCGGCGACGCTCTCGCTTAAAACAGGTAATGCCGTCATTTTAAGAGGGAGTTCTTCCGCGAAATTTTCAAACATCGCTCTTATTCAGTCGATTCACCAAGCGTTGGAATCAACTGCGATTCCTCTGGATGCTGTCCAACTCATCGAAGATACAAGCAGAGAGACAGCCAAAGAACTGTTCCATCTCAACGAATATATAGATGTGTTGATTCCAAGAGGCGGAAAAAACTTGATTGAAACGGTCGTAAGAGAATCAACCGTCCCTGTTCTTGAAACAGGTGCAGGCAACTGCCATGTCTTTGTTGACGAGACAGCTGATCCGGCAATGGCGGAGCAGATTGTTCTTAACGGAAAAACGCAGCGACCGTCTGTCTGCAATGCAATCGAGACAATTTTAATTCATGAAACATGGTTTGATAGACATGGAGAATCTTTGTTACAGGCTCTCGTCAAGAGCGGGGTTGAAATCATTGGGGATCAAGCAGTTTGCGATGTGTTACCTATCGCGAAAAAGGCGACGGAAGAAGATTGGTATACTGAATATTTAGCTTTGACCGTCAGTGTAAAAGTTGTAAAAAGTGTTGAGGATGCCGTTAGCCACATTAATAAATATGGAACGAAGCATTCGGAAGCAATCATTACTGAAAACAGCGAGAATGCATCGATTTTTCTAAACAATGTCGATGCTGCTGCCGTTTACCATAATGCATCAACCCGTTTTACAGACGGATTTGAATTCGGCTACGGTGCGGAAATCGGAATCAGTACACAAAAACTGCACGCCAGAGGACCGATGGGATTAGCTGCTTTAACATCCAGCAAATATTTCATTTACGGGAATGGCCAGATACGCAAATAA
- a CDS encoding ABC transporter permease has product MALRKHHDPNFAVNVPDEWFVPLQKDLAKAEEVVRPSLSYWQDAWRRLLKNKLAMLGLFFLLILTFMAIFGPSLSPHHVSEQSLTKQNLPPSSEYWFGTDELGRDVFARTWHGARVSLFVGVVAALIDFIIGVVYGGIAGYKGGRIDNVMMRFVEILYGLPYLLVVILISVVMGPGLFTIIFALSVTGWVGMARIVRGQVLQIKNYEFVLASKTFGTKTSRIIRKNLLPNTMGPIIVQMTLTVPSAIFAEAFLSFLGLGIQPPYASWGSMASDGLSVILSGHWWRLFFPAFFISLTMFSFNVLGDGLQDALDPKLRR; this is encoded by the coding sequence GTGGCACTGCGAAAACATCATGATCCAAATTTTGCAGTCAATGTTCCTGATGAATGGTTCGTACCATTGCAAAAAGACCTCGCAAAAGCAGAAGAAGTGGTCAGGCCCAGCCTTTCTTACTGGCAAGATGCATGGCGGCGCCTCTTAAAAAACAAACTGGCGATGCTAGGGTTGTTCTTTCTTTTGATACTGACGTTTATGGCAATCTTCGGACCGTCCCTTTCACCGCATCATGTGAGCGAACAGTCACTGACGAAGCAAAATTTGCCGCCCTCCAGTGAATATTGGTTTGGAACCGATGAATTGGGCCGTGACGTGTTTGCCCGGACTTGGCACGGGGCACGAGTATCCCTTTTTGTCGGAGTTGTTGCGGCACTGATTGATTTTATCATCGGTGTCGTTTACGGCGGAATTGCCGGCTATAAGGGCGGCAGAATTGATAATGTAATGATGCGTTTTGTAGAAATTTTATACGGGCTGCCATATTTGCTCGTAGTTATTTTAATCAGTGTTGTGATGGGACCAGGATTATTTACGATCATTTTTGCGTTGTCAGTGACAGGATGGGTTGGAATGGCAAGGATTGTAAGGGGTCAAGTTCTCCAAATAAAGAATTATGAATTTGTACTCGCCTCCAAAACATTCGGTACGAAAACGTCGCGGATTATCCGCAAAAATCTTCTGCCGAATACAATGGGTCCAATTATTGTGCAGATGACGCTTACCGTTCCTTCTGCGATTTTTGCAGAAGCGTTCTTAAGCTTCTTGGGACTAGGTATTCAGCCGCCATATGCCAGCTGGGGATCAATGGCAAGCGACGGGTTGTCCGTTATACTCTCAGGACACTGGTGGCGTCTGTTCTTCCCGGCATTCTTCATTTCACTAACAATGTTTTCGTTTAATGTTTTAGGGGATGGACTACAAGACGCTCTTGACCCGAAGTTAAGGAGGTAA
- the proB gene encoding glutamate 5-kinase, with the protein MDKKRVVVKIGSSSLTNSKGEIDHEKFSDHIEAIAALRSEGHEVLLVSSGAVAAGFKRLGYPSRPVTIKGKQAAAAVGQSLLIQAYMEKFGEYGILPAQILLTRNDFSKKERYRNAYSTITELLERGIVPIINENDTVSVEELTFGDNDMLSALVSGMVHADMLIILTDINGLYDSNPKKNRFAKRINILHEITDEMMAAAEGTGSKVGTGGMLSKLTAAKTALALGVKVFIGRGKGRRKLLDILEGRGDGTYVGTNVSQQIKNSKQWIAFHSEVSGKIYVDKGAEDALLSHGKSLLPAGIYKITGTFKRGDVVEVFGTTGLLGKGEVLYSSEELKKVMGKRSDELKKDTVIAIEVIHRDKWVKA; encoded by the coding sequence ATGGATAAAAAGCGAGTTGTCGTTAAGATTGGAAGCAGTTCGTTAACAAATTCAAAAGGAGAAATTGACCACGAGAAATTTTCGGATCATATAGAGGCAATAGCGGCTTTGCGCTCGGAAGGACATGAGGTTTTACTCGTTTCGTCAGGTGCTGTGGCGGCCGGTTTTAAACGCCTTGGTTACCCGTCAAGACCTGTCACGATTAAAGGGAAGCAGGCTGCAGCAGCAGTAGGCCAGAGTCTTCTAATCCAAGCTTATATGGAGAAGTTTGGAGAATACGGTATCCTTCCGGCACAAATTTTGCTGACGCGAAACGATTTCTCTAAAAAAGAGCGTTACCGAAATGCATACTCAACAATTACGGAGCTGTTGGAACGCGGAATAGTGCCGATTATTAATGAAAACGACACGGTTTCCGTCGAAGAATTGACATTTGGCGATAATGATATGCTTTCAGCACTTGTCAGCGGAATGGTGCATGCTGATATGCTGATTATTTTAACGGATATTAATGGGCTATATGATTCGAATCCAAAGAAAAACCGGTTTGCCAAAAGGATTAACATCCTTCATGAGATTACCGATGAAATGATGGCTGCTGCGGAAGGAACAGGATCCAAAGTGGGAACCGGCGGCATGCTTTCAAAATTAACGGCGGCAAAAACAGCGCTTGCTCTCGGTGTAAAAGTGTTTATCGGGAGGGGAAAAGGAAGAAGAAAGCTGCTGGATATATTGGAGGGCAGAGGTGATGGAACATATGTCGGTACAAATGTCTCACAACAAATTAAGAACAGCAAGCAATGGATCGCTTTTCATTCAGAAGTTTCCGGAAAAATCTATGTTGACAAAGGAGCGGAGGATGCGCTTCTTTCTCACGGCAAAAGCCTTCTTCCTGCAGGAATTTATAAAATAACAGGTACGTTTAAACGAGGCGACGTTGTTGAAGTGTTTGGCACAACTGGTTTACTTGGAAAAGGCGAAGTGCTTTATTCCTCAGAGGAACTGAAAAAAGTGATGGGCAAACGAAGTGATGAATTGAAAAAAGATACAGTTATAGCCATCGAAGTGATTCACCGTGATAAGTGGGTAAAAGCATAG
- a CDS encoding aspartate kinase — MKVVKFGGSSLASGEQFEKVFKIVMSDPKRKIVVVSAPGKRFASDIKVTDLLIACAEKYLINESAEDLVEAVIERYASIARELGLSSSISNLIRNDLLAVLNGDKSNPERFMDAVKASGEDNNAKLMAAYFQHEGVEARYINPKDAGLIVSDEPGNAQVLPESYERLYELRNLPGIIIFPGFFGFTKTGELVTFSRSGSDITGAILANGTKAELYENFTDVDAVYSVNPNIVEKPKEIRELTYREMRELSYAGFTVLHDEALIPAFRAGIPVNIKNTNNPSAPGTKIVHERTNSNGPVIGIASDKGFCSIYVSKYLMNREIGFGRKILQILEEYGLSYEHIPSGIDDISIILRKSQLNRALEEEIVRRIQTELEADEVKIERNLALIMIVGEGMRQNVGTMARASKALADAGVNIEMINQGSSEVSMMFGVKAEEEQRAVKALYEEFFASVPLNV, encoded by the coding sequence ATGAAAGTAGTGAAGTTTGGAGGTTCTTCGTTAGCATCAGGAGAACAGTTTGAAAAGGTATTTAAAATTGTAATGTCTGATCCAAAGAGAAAAATTGTTGTCGTTTCGGCACCGGGCAAGCGTTTTGCGAGTGATATAAAGGTAACCGATTTACTCATTGCATGCGCAGAAAAATATTTAATAAACGAATCGGCTGAAGACTTAGTGGAAGCTGTCATCGAACGATATGCGAGTATTGCAAGGGAGCTTGGACTTTCAAGCAGCATTTCAAATTTGATTCGCAACGATCTTCTTGCAGTGTTAAACGGAGATAAGAGCAATCCTGAACGATTTATGGATGCTGTTAAAGCAAGCGGTGAGGACAACAATGCAAAGCTTATGGCCGCTTACTTCCAGCATGAAGGAGTGGAGGCGCGCTATATAAATCCGAAAGATGCAGGACTGATTGTAAGCGATGAGCCCGGGAATGCACAAGTGCTTCCGGAATCTTATGAACGGCTTTATGAGCTTCGGAATTTGCCTGGAATTATTATTTTCCCTGGATTTTTCGGCTTTACAAAAACAGGTGAATTGGTAACTTTTTCGCGCAGCGGCTCTGACATAACCGGAGCGATTTTAGCGAATGGAACGAAGGCTGAGCTTTATGAAAATTTTACGGATGTAGATGCGGTATATTCTGTCAATCCGAATATTGTGGAAAAACCGAAGGAGATCCGTGAATTGACATACAGAGAAATGCGGGAACTCTCCTATGCCGGATTCACTGTGCTTCATGATGAAGCTCTTATTCCTGCCTTCCGCGCCGGTATTCCTGTTAATATTAAAAACACAAACAATCCTTCGGCACCCGGAACGAAAATCGTGCATGAGCGGACAAATTCGAATGGTCCTGTGATCGGAATTGCCAGTGACAAAGGATTCTGCAGCATTTACGTCAGCAAATATTTGATGAACCGTGAAATTGGATTCGGTCGGAAAATTTTGCAGATTTTAGAAGAGTATGGATTGTCGTATGAACACATTCCGTCCGGAATTGATGACATCTCTATTATTCTAAGAAAAAGCCAGCTGAATCGTGCGTTGGAAGAGGAGATTGTTAGACGAATTCAAACAGAGCTAGAGGCAGATGAAGTGAAAATTGAACGAAATTTGGCTCTTATTATGATCGTGGGCGAAGGGATGCGCCAAAATGTTGGGACAATGGCAAGAGCATCAAAGGCGCTGGCCGATGCTGGTGTCAATATTGAAATGATCAACCAGGGCTCCTCAGAAGTGAGTATGATGTTCGGTGTGAAAGCAGAAGAAGAACAACGGGCAGTGAAAGCTTTATACGAAGAGTTTTTTGCTTCAGTTCCTTTGAATGTTTAG
- a CDS encoding ABC transporter permease: MNTYIVKRLIAMIVTLWLIITLTFFLMHSIPGSPFNDERSTNEAVQKNLETHYHLDEPLYIQYFMYLKSVATFDFGPSIKKSSHTVNDLLGRGFPVSFELGMYTLIVATISGISLGVIAALRHNGIIDYLAMTIAVLGISIPNFVMATLLIQQVAVNWKLLPVATWTSWKHMILPVLALATGPMAIIARLTRSSMLEVLTQDYIRTARAKGLSPVKIIFKHALKNALLPVVTVLGSLAASILTGTFVIEKIFAIPGMGKYFVESINTRDYPVIMGTTVFYSTILIIMLFLVDIAYGILDPRIKLHKKEGN, from the coding sequence ATGAATACATATATTGTAAAACGTCTCATCGCAATGATCGTCACATTGTGGCTCATCATTACGCTGACATTTTTCTTGATGCATTCCATTCCGGGTTCGCCATTTAACGACGAGCGCAGCACAAATGAGGCCGTACAGAAAAATTTGGAAACTCACTATCATTTGGATGAACCCCTTTATATCCAATATTTCATGTACTTAAAATCGGTAGCAACCTTTGATTTCGGACCATCGATAAAAAAATCTTCCCATACAGTGAATGATCTTCTGGGACGCGGTTTTCCAGTTTCATTTGAATTGGGAATGTACACATTAATCGTTGCAACTATATCCGGAATTTCACTTGGAGTCATTGCTGCCTTGCGCCATAACGGAATCATCGATTATTTAGCTATGACCATCGCTGTTTTGGGGATATCGATTCCAAACTTTGTTATGGCTACACTATTAATCCAGCAAGTGGCGGTAAATTGGAAGTTATTGCCCGTTGCTACTTGGACAAGCTGGAAGCATATGATTCTACCGGTGCTGGCCCTTGCAACCGGGCCGATGGCAATTATTGCCCGATTAACCCGGTCCAGCATGCTTGAAGTGCTTACCCAGGATTATATTCGGACTGCCAGAGCTAAGGGGCTGTCTCCTGTAAAAATCATTTTCAAACATGCCTTAAAAAATGCACTTCTTCCGGTTGTTACAGTGCTCGGTTCATTAGCTGCCAGCATTTTGACAGGTACGTTCGTCATTGAAAAAATTTTTGCAATACCTGGTATGGGAAAGTACTTCGTAGAAAGCATAAATACTCGTGATTACCCTGTCATCATGGGGACGACCGTTTTTTACAGTACGATTTTGATTATCATGCTGTTTCTGGTCGATATCGCGTACGGCATTTTAGATCCGCGCATCAAGCTTCATAAAAAGGAGGGAAATTAG
- a CDS encoding NAD(P)H-dependent flavin oxidoreductase: MQNKLLSQIVYETTLPVIMAPMFLVSGPQLVIEGCKAGIIGSFPLLNARTGDILEEWMRQITNELEQARIQEPNQKIAPWAVNFIVHRSNKRYEVDLELIKKYKPPIVITSLGDPSQVVKIVHEYGGLVFSDVINLVHARKAAEKGTDGLILVSSGAGGHAGTYNPFAFISAVKEFWNGITILAGSISDGNDIVAAEALGADFVYMGTRFIAAEESLTSKDYQNMLIDSTIEDVIYTDAFSGVNANYLIPSIRKAGHDPDKLKKKAEMDFSKINQPGAKAWKDICSAGHGVHSIKKIQPVAEIVKELKQSYEKTLTHITAKHSQSSTLSEIKQE, encoded by the coding sequence ATGCAAAATAAACTGCTTTCTCAAATTGTATACGAAACTACTTTGCCTGTGATAATGGCCCCGATGTTTTTAGTGTCCGGCCCTCAACTTGTTATTGAAGGCTGCAAAGCTGGAATTATCGGTTCTTTTCCCCTCCTAAATGCGCGGACAGGAGATATTCTTGAAGAATGGATGCGGCAGATAACGAACGAACTGGAACAAGCTAGGATCCAAGAACCGAACCAAAAGATTGCACCATGGGCGGTAAACTTTATTGTTCACCGGTCAAATAAACGATATGAAGTGGATCTTGAATTAATTAAGAAATACAAGCCGCCGATCGTGATAACTTCCTTAGGCGATCCGAGCCAGGTTGTTAAAATTGTTCATGAATATGGTGGCCTTGTATTTTCGGATGTTATTAATCTAGTCCATGCCCGAAAAGCAGCTGAAAAAGGAACCGATGGATTAATTCTTGTTTCCAGCGGTGCTGGCGGACATGCAGGTACATATAATCCTTTTGCTTTTATCAGTGCGGTAAAAGAATTTTGGAATGGGATTACGATTCTTGCCGGTTCGATATCGGATGGAAATGATATCGTTGCAGCGGAAGCGCTTGGTGCTGATTTTGTTTATATGGGAACAAGATTTATCGCAGCTGAGGAAAGCTTAACGAGCAAAGACTACCAGAACATGCTGATCGATTCCACCATTGAAGACGTCATTTATACTGATGCTTTCAGCGGTGTAAATGCCAATTATTTAATCCCAAGTATTCGCAAAGCAGGTCATGATCCTGACAAGCTTAAAAAGAAAGCAGAGATGGATTTTTCAAAAATAAATCAGCCGGGGGCAAAAGCATGGAAAGATATTTGTTCGGCAGGGCATGGTGTACATTCCATAAAGAAGATTCAGCCAGTTGCTGAAATTGTGAAAGAGCTCAAGCAATCCTATGAAAAAACCCTTACGCACATAACTGCAAAACATAGTCAAAGTTCGACTTTGAGTGAAATTAAACAAGAATAG